The genomic interval TCGCGCTCAAAACTGGGGTTTCCGAACGGCATTCTGCTTAATTATCCGATGCTGAACTCGCCGGTCATACGCCGCATGCGTTCGCTGACCGGCCGGGAGAACGTGAACGTGCCGGGCGACCGGCTCAGTCTGCGCATCCGGGGAAACCACTGGGGCAAGCGTCTTTTTCTGAAAACACGGGACCTGCTTTGGCTCCAGCGCCTGCATAATGCGTGGCAGCAGGATGAACTCGATAGTTATGATATCTACCATTTTGACGGTGACATGCCGTTCATCTTCGGTGACCGGATCCTCAAAAAACTAAAGGACAAAAAAAAACACCTGGTAACGCACTTCTTCGGCACTGATCTGCGCAAATGGGGTATGAACCCCTATCTCAAAAACGATGCCGAGCTCAGGTTCACGTCCGAGGTTGACCATACAAAGATCGATCCTTCATTGATATTTGTGCCCATACCTTACGAGGCTGACCGCGTGATGCCCCGGGATAGTGAAAACGCAGTTCTCAGGATCGGGCATTCGCCGACCCGGCGCACCGCTAAAGGTACGCAGGATATCATGGATTCGATCGCCCGGATCCAGCGAAAAAGCAAGCCCAGGTTCGAGTTCGTGCTCATCGAGAACGTCTCCCACCGCCGGTGCATGGAGATCAAGGCGACCTGCGACATCGGCATTGACCAGGTCGGGAATTACGCGGGCACGGCGTATGGCCGGAGCGGATTGGAATTCCTCGCCCTTGGCAAACCGACGATCACCGAGATACCGGATGAATATGAACATCTTCTACCCGGCCATCCTTTTATAAAAGCCACCAAGGATACTCTGACCGGCGTGATCGCAAGGACGCTGGAAAATGGCGATCTGCGGCGGCAAAAACGAAAACAGGGTATTGACTGGGTTAGAACATTCCCCCATCCCCGGCGCATCATCTCCCTCATGTATGATGAATACCACAGGCTGGGTTGGAAGTGAACATTGTCGCCGATGAGCAGATCGCCTTTGTCCGTGAAGTATTCAGCCGCATCGGTAAGGTCCAGACCCTGCCGGCTGGCGCTATCACGGCAACGGCGGTGCGGCATGCCGACCTGCTTATCATCCGATCGGTAACAAAAGTTTCGGACGCGCTTCTCCGCGGTTCACGGATCAGGATCATCGGTACGGTCACGAGCGGTATTGACCATGTGGATGCCGGTGCCCTGCGTGGCCGCAGGATCAAGTTGATCCGCGCGCCGGGCTGTAACGCGCGGGCAGTGGCTGAATACGTCCTTGCCGGCATCATTGCGGTCGCGGAAAAAAAGGGTTTTGTACTGAACGGCAAGACCATTGGGATCATTGGCGTCGGTCATGTAGGGTCCCTGGTCGCCCGGTTCTGCCGGGCCATGGGAATGAAACTGATGCTTAACGACCCACTGCTCGCGGCAAGATCAGGAATTAAAAAACACCGGTTCAAACCGATCGCCGAGATCCTGAATAATGCCGATATCATTACCCTGCATGTGCCCCTGACCACTATTGGCAGATACGCCACCCGGCATATGGTCAATGATGAATTTTTCGCGCGGTTAAAGAAAAAAGCCGTCCTTATTAACACATCGCGGGGAGCGGTCATAGATGAAAACGCTCTGATCAGAGCCATACGGATGAGCAAGATCAGCGCGCTTGTGCTTGATGTCTGGGAACATGAACCCGGGATCAACCGTGCCGTGCTCGATATCGCCGATATCGGAACTCAACATATCGCCGGGCATTCATTCCTGGGCCGGCTTCGCGGTACAGCCATGGTCTATGACCAGTTCTACCGGGTCCTTGGTCTTAAAAGTTCAGGGGGCTGGTCTCCCCTGAGCCTTGCTCCGGCAAGCCGTCTCCAAACCGTATCAGTTACGTGGCGCGAAAATCCGGAGGAAGAAGCAATCCGGAAACTTGTTCATAAGATCTACGATCCAGTGTCAGATGGCCGTAAATTGCGAAAGTATCTGAAATTACCGCGGTCAGAGCAGTCCCGGTATTTTGAACGCTTGCGCGATTCTTATCCTCTACGCCCCGAATTTGGAGAAATCCGGATCGCCTGCCGGCAATGTCCTGAAGGTCTAATAAAAAAGTTGACCACACTTGGGTTTATCGTCTGAGCATTGTCCAATCCCCCCCACCCTACGCTCCTCCCACAGGGACACCAATTATCATGAAAGGTCCTTTTCCACGTCGCCCTCGAGGGGGGAGGAAAAAGGAGGGGGTGAATTTTTTGTTTATGATAGGTTGTTGTCTGTTACTGGATTTACCGCGCATTGACATTTTTGCGCGATTGCATATAATATAAGTTATTCGCGGGAGTAGCTCAGTGGTGGAGCATCACCTTGCCAAGGTGAGGGTCGCGGGTTCAAATCCCGTCTCCCGCTGTAAATTCGGCCCACAGTCACCAAACGTAGTGCAGGTGAATGTGGTAGCCGAATTTAAATCAGCCTTCCTAATATCTTTATCAAAGGACTGATTTAGTCTCGTCCTCATCATTATTATAACAATAGAAAAGACGAGGCAACATCCCGTTACTGCGGTCTTTTGCAGTAAACGGGATTTCCTATTTATATGATAAAATCGAATAATAACGAATAATACTAATTCGTAACATTCGCTTTTCTTATTCCTCTTTATGTCGGGAACCGGTTTTTGCTTTCTTCTTCCTTCGCCTTTTCTTCCTTATGCTTTCTTATGACATCTTCCCGTCGCTTCTGTTCGCCTTTTTGCAGCGCTGAAATGATGATCCACAGCACCGCCAGAACGATCACCAAGCCGATTATGATAAATAGCATATTAAATACCTCCTCTTATTAGCATTGTTATTTCTTTTCCTTTTGTCCTTCATCCTTATCTTTATCCTTACCCTTCAGACCTTTGATCATCCGGTCCAGCCATTGAGACATTTGTTTTTGTGATTCTTTCTGTTGTTTCAGTATCTTTGGTTCTTTGTCCCGGTCATGGACCGACGGATCATAAAGGCAGTTCAGAAGATCGGTTATCTTCCAGAGAACCGGGATGATCAGAGTTGGTGCGTAGACATCGACACTGCGCAGGTGAATAGTGTCGTTCCGCAACTGTCTGATGAGCTCGATCTCTTTCTTGCCGATCCGTTCAGGCAATACTCCGTTCTTTTTCAGCCACTTGAGGATCGACCATATAGACGAGTTGACCTCTTCAAAACCAACCAAGACCCAGCCTTCCCACAGCCGCTGCATTACGATATCGTAATTCCTGTTAACGATCAGCGATTCCTTACCGCGGATCAAGTGGCACTTGTCAGGCAGACCACCGATGAACCGGTCCCTGATCGCCGTTTCGGTCAGCAGAAAAAGGTATGCGGCGCAAAGCGAATAGAATTCATATTCATAATACCCATATAGGCATATTTGCTTGGCGAAATCGAGCAATTCACGGGTCCGGGCCGGTACTTTGTTGCTTACTGGCACCTGAGATAAGAGATCTTTCAGCGTATCAAGATCGATCCCGTGTTCTAAGTTCCGTTTATCAGGCTGGCATAATGTCTTCGCCATAATATTTATTTGTTTTATTGTATCGATTTTCTTGAAATAATCAAGACGTAGATGGGAGTTAAGCCATAAGGCTTTTATTAAACTCTTACGAGTTAATTCCTTTCATCCCTTCATCTCCTTATCCCTGCTTCCCTGCTTCTCTTCTTCTCTTCTTCTCTTCATCCCTGCATCACTTCATTATTTCTTCGCACTCCGGTTCCCAGGCTGGATCAACGATGCATAAAAAATCAAGCGTTCTTTTCCCGATGTTTTCCACCCATTGCACCGTACCCGGCGGAATATAAACCGCATCGTTCTCCCTGACCACGTTTTCCTCTTTGTCAATATGCATAATGCCGACGCCCCTGAGTACATAATAGATCTCAGAATACTTCAGTTTGTGCGGTTTGGTCTTTTGCCCGGTTTGAACCTGCGCCTGGGCTAGACTGTAGCGGATGTTCAAATTGTCTTTTTTAGGATTGAAGACTTCCCGCAGGAATGACCCGTCACCGACGGTGAATTGTTTACAGTCTTTCAAATTTATTATTTTCATCTGTAATTCTAACCATATTATATTAAAAATCAAGATAATAACACCTGGTCTTTCAGGTTTTTCTGGTCTAGCCAGTCTTTCTGGTCTAGCTGGTTTTTTAATTTTTACCTGATATCCTGATACTCTGATATACTTTTTTATTATTCCCGTCATTGATTTTTTCTTGTACGCGTATATAATCGCTCTATGTTCGATCTATTCGCATCCGGACTTAAACTGAAAAGCCAAAAGATAACAAGCGGTCAGGCGATCGAAGTCATGCCCCCGCCAAAAAAAGTTCATATCCCATTTTCCCAGCACCAGGGCAACCCAGCCCGGCCTGTCGTCAGCATCGGCGATCATGTCAAAGCCGGCACCGTGATCGCAGAGGCCGAAGGGTTTGTATCGGTACCAGTGCATGCCAGCATTTCCGGCACGGTCACCGCCGTTCAAAGGCACCCCCATCCGGTCCTGGGACATAGCCTGGCCTGCACCGTGGAAGCGGATGAAAGCGATGAATGGAAAAATCCTGCGCAGACTCATCAATCCTATGAAAACCTTCCAGTCCCGGAACTGCTCAAGAAGATAAAAGGAGCCGGTGTGGTCGGCCTGGGCGGCGGTGCCTTCCCGACCCATGTAAAACTTGCGCCCCCCGATGACATCAAGATCGACACGCTGCTTATCAACGGCTGTGAATGCGAACCCATGCTTACCGCAGATTACCGCCTTATGCTGGAATACCCGGTGGGCATCGTGGAGGGCGCGAAAATATTCCAGAAAATACTGGGGACACCGAAACTTGTCTTTGTGCTCGAAAACAACAAAACCGGCGCTGCCCACGCCCTGGAAAAAGAAGGGGCGGTAGTGCGCATCATAAGAGCACGCTACCCGGCTGGTCATGAAAAACAACTCATCAAGAGCGTTCTAAGGCGCACCGTGCCTCTCGAGAAATTACCCTGGCACGCCGGTTGTGTCGTTCAGAATATCGCGACCTGCCATGCCGCGTTCCAGGCGATCCGTTTCGGCAAACCGCTGATCGAGCGGGTAATAACGGTCTCGGGCGAAGGGGTCAGAGAACCGAAGAACATCATGGTGCGCATCGGGACACCGCTCGAAGATATCATAAACTTCTGCGGCGGCTATGCGGCGAAACCGCGGAAAATAATTTTCGGCGGACCGATGATGGGTATCGCCCAGTTCGCTCCTGACGTGCCGGTCATCAAGTGCACGACCGGCATAATCGTAAAATTACGGGAACGTTCTGAACCGGAAACCTCCTGCGTCCGGTGCGCGCGGTGCGTCGATGTCTGCCCGATGAAACTCATGCCCTGCGAAATGGTCAAATATGTCAAACACAACGAATTCAACAAGGCCGATGATCTCGGTACGCGCGCCTGCATTGAATGCGGCTGCTGCGCTTATGTCTGCCCGGCTAAGATACCGCTCGTCCATTACTTCAAATACGGCAAGACCGAGATCCAGAGAATAAGGTCATGAAACAAACTAAGGACCAGGGCCCTGGAACGAGTCGGTCCCGGTCTGGGGACCGGGAAAACGATCTGCTGACTGTATCAGCATCGCCACACATGCGCGCGCCCTACAGCACGCGCCGGGCAATGCAGCTGGTGATCATTGCGCTGGTTCCCGTCTTTGCGGCCAGTGTGTTTTTCTTCGGTTACAAAGCCCTGCTGGTCACGCTGGTAAGCGTCGCGTCGTGCATCGGCTGGGAAGTGCTTAGCCAGCGAGTCATGAACCGGCCGGTCACGGTTTCTGATGGCAGCGCGGTCATCACCGGCATGCTGCTGGCATTTAACCTGCCGCCAGGCGTGCCGTTATGGATACCCGTTGCCGGCTCCTTTTTCGCGATCGTCGTCGTGAAGCAGCTGTTCGGCGGACTGGGCAGCAATTTTGTGAATCCAGCCTTAGCTGGACGGGTGTTCCTCATGGCATCCTGGCCTGCCCTGATGACAACCGGGTGGCTGGCGCCGGCTTATGGTACGGTATCGGGCATGGACGCGGTCACCGCCGCGACGCCGCTGTCGCTGATGAAAAATGCCGCGCTGTACGGCGATCCGAGCTATATTATCCAGGGCCTTAATTCATGGTCCACCCTGCGGCACCTTTTCCTTGGTTCGGTGGGCGGTTGCACCGGCGAAACATCGGCGCTTGTGCTCATTATAACAGGCTTGTTCCTTGTCATAGTCCGATTGACCGATTTCCGGATTGTCACCGGCTATCTTGCAACTTTTATCGTTCTCGTCCTTGTTCTGCCGGTCCACGGGAACCTTTGGTTCCAACTTTTTTCCGGAGGACTGCTCCTGGGTGCTTTCTTCATGGCAACCGACTGGGTAACAACGCCCGTGACCAAAACCGGACGCTGGATATTCGGGATCGGCTGCGGCATTTTTACGGTCTTGATCCGTTTGTGGGGCAGTTATCCGGAAGGCGTATCCTACGCCATTCTACTCATGAATATCTGCACGCCGCTGATTAACCAGCTGACCGGGGAAAGGATCTTCGGCACACCGGCGCGCATACCGTTCTGGACGCGTCATATTAGATCAGTGGAGGTAAAAAAATGAAACTAAGTGGAAAAGTGATACCGCTGATCATGCTGGCTGCGGTCATTTGCCTTAGCATTTTTGTACTATCATTCGTCTATGCCTTTACCGAAGCGCCGGCCGATACAGCAGCCAACAGGATCGCTTTCGCTGACCTTCACCGGGTAATCGACGCTTACGATTTTGTATCGATCAGACCCGATACGGTATGGCAAGCCGTGGATTCGACAAAAAATCCGGTCGGGATCGTATTTCGCCTTTTTCCCAAGGGCTATGCAGGGAAGATCCCGGTCACGGCCGGCATCGATCTCGCAGGGATCATCACCGGGATCACGATCGCCGGTCAGGGAGAGATCCTCAAGGAAACACGCGGTCTGGGCAGCCGCATCCTTGAACCATGGTTCGCAGAGCAGTTCAAGGGCAAATCCGAATACCAGGTTAAGCTCAAAAAAGACGGCGGGGACATCGACGCGATAACCGGCGCCACTGTTTCCTCGCGGGCGGTCTGCAATGGTATCAACAAAGGCACCGCCGCGTTTAAGTGTTTTCTCGCTGACACGACAAAGAAAGGTTTCATCAGCAAGGTGCTCCCGGATGCCGGACAGACGATCGATATTATCAAGGACACCGCGTGGTACGCCCTGCGGGGCTGCGATACCCTGGGCATCGCGTTTGTCGGGTTCTGCTTCGGATACCTGGACACGATCTCGTTCCTGGTCGGCGTGGGCAGGGACTCGAATATCACGGGTATCGAGATCCAGCAGTCACAGGAAACCGAGGGAATGGGTGAGCTGATCAGAGAGAGCGAGTTCCTCGATAAGTTCAAGCAGGGAAAACCCGAAGCCATTACCGGCGCGACGATCTCTTCAAGCGCCGTGATCAAGGCTGTCGATGAAGCGATGAAGCGCTTCATAGTTTATATCAAGTGAAACAACCCGCGCTTATCCCGTTTTCAGCCGCTGACACAAAAGAAAATCCCTCAATGTGCTGGCTCCTGGGTCTGTGTCCGGTCCTTGCAGTCACAACTTCGACCATAAACAGCATCGCGATCAGCGCTGTTTTTTTCATCGTTCTTGTCATGACGAAACTGGCCATGGCGGTGACCAGGAAATGGACTGATCCCGGTGCCGGCATCACTGTTTTTCTGCTCCTGATCATAAGTTCAACACTGACCGCGACCGCAGATATGGGCACAAAGACATTTTTCCCCGATTTGCACATCTCACTGGGTATATACCTGTCATTGATCGCCGTTAATTGTATGATCATTTCGCGACCGAATAAAAGGACCATTACTGACGCTTTAAAAACCGGCCTGGGTTATGTAGTGATCATTGTGATCATAGGAATCGCGCGGGAAGTGCTGGGCAAGGGCACCCTGCTCGGTGATACAATACTGGGAAGCGGTTTCCGGGCATCACCCGTATCATTCTTTATTCTGCCGTCGGGCGCTTTCCTGGTCATGGCATTTATAATTGCCTTTATCAATTCACACCACGGACAGCGCAAACTACAAGAACAAAACCGTGGTAAAACATAAAGAATAGACTGTATGCAGGCGGCCATGAAGTACGCATGGTTCATCATCATAGGGTCGGTCTTTGTCAACAACCTGATCCTGGTGCGGTTCTTGGGGATATGCACGCTTTTCTGTCCCGGCGCGAAGCTGAAAGAATTCCTCAAGATCAGCATAACGCTCATGGCGGTCATGATCGCCTCATCATGGCTCGGCTGGATTGCCTACTACGGGATCCTGAAACCCTTGAACCTGATTTTTCTTAAACTCCCCGTGTTCGTGCTGCTTACCGCCGTTTTGGTGCAAGCAGCGGTCTTTTTCTTTAGGAAAAAAATGCCGGGTCTGCACGTGTTACTGGGTGGTTATCTGCTTTTATTCACAGCTCATTGCGCGGTACTGGGGATAATATTACTGGCTATTGAACAAAACCTGGATTTCCTGCAGACCACAGCATTCACCCTGGGCAGCGGTCTGGGCGGACTCCTGGTCATGCTGGTGTTCTCTGCGATCAGGGAAAGTGTCAAATTCGCACCGGTTCCGCGCGCGTTCAAGGGCTACGCTATCGACTTTGTTGCCTTAAGCCTTATGTCTCTGGCGTTTTTGGGGTTTATCGGCTTTCTGGGAATATTTTAACAGTTTAAACCAATACAGAATTAATTGAATTTTATTTTAGAATTGATAATATTGTAAAGCTCATCGTGCGATGGTTTTTAATCCAATTAGTTGGCTCTGGTCTTTTATCGACTGGCGGATATGTAGTCCGCTGGCCGGCTAGCCTTTCGAATACTTCCGATATTCTATTGATTTTGAAGTGCAGAATGCAACAAAAATTTCAGAAAATTACTGATTTATCCAAACAAAACTATATTCGACTGCGCATAATAAAATTATTTACCCGGCCCGTGCTTTGACGGCGGGACCGTCTTTTTGGGTTCGGCTTTCCGCGTTTTACTGTCCTTGTCCTCGTCTTTGTTATCATCCTTATCATTATCTTTATCTTTATTATTATCCCGTCTGAACAGGTCCTTGAACTTTGACTCCAGCTGCTTTATCCTGTCAAAATCCTTTTCCCGCTGGTCATTGACGTTGTTCGAATCGATGTCGATGATCTTGTCGCCGTTCTTGTCCGTGATGTTCTTTATCTTGCCCTTGAGGTCGAATTTCACTTCCTTGCCTTTTTCATCTGCATCATTCTTGTTATTGTCATCCTTACCCTTGCCTTCTTTGATAATATCTCCATCCTTGTTGGCCTCTTCGTTCTTTACCACGGTTTTTGTATTACCGTCGTCTTTAATGTTTCTGGCCGACTTGGGCACCGGCTGGACCGCAAAGGACAAACTCAGCAAAAGCAGTAATGTCAGGAGTAATATTTTTATCTTCATGGTCGCTCCTTGAATTATAAGGAAATTACATGCCTTGTCAACCGTTCGCGCGGACATGTCATTCCTCCCAAAGTTTCACGAACACGCGCCGGTGTTCACCCGGCTCAAGATAGATCCTGCGCGTGAGGGTCCGGTACCATGTCTTCCTGATCCTCACGACGTACTCTCCGGGTTTCAGTTCGATCGTGTACGGCGCCTTGCCGACGTATTCCTCATCACCGGTCCCGACGTTTTCAATGTAGATGCGGCATTTCTTGGGGTTCGAGACGATCCGCAGCAGGACCGGCTCCGGTTCTCTGATATTCAGTTCCAAAGACCGCCTGACCACATCGTCTGTAACCGCCTCATCGCTTTCATATTCCGGCACGTCTTTTGTCGACACCAGCAGGACGATCGTCTCAGTGCCTCCTGGACCGTTGACTTCGTACTCGAAATTGTCGTCCGGCGATGGCAGCTCGTAGACTCGGCCGGCTTTGACCCATCCTTCTTCTTCATCGTCTGCCGACGGGAACAGCCGACTGCGCTCGCCCGAAACCTCGATGTCGTAGACCGCCACATAGCAGTCGTACGGAACCCTGAAATAGATCTTGAGCTTGTCGCCGGTCTGGTACGTCAGGTCACCATTGTTTACCCAGAGCTCGATGCCGTCGCTGCTGGAAAGGGTCGCGGGAGACCCGCCCGCACCGGACGGGTCTCCTGCAGGGTTTAGGGAGGCGATCAAGCTAAGGACCAGCAATATTGCGTTCATTGTTATCTCCGCGCTCCCGGGGATGGTCTTGCCGAGCGTTCCCGGGAAGAATTATCCGTATTGCCGCCACCGTTACCGCCTTTGTCGGGTATCGAGCTCCTGTTGTTGCGCGCCTTGCTGTTGTCATTCTCTTTTTCTCGATCGCTGTTGTTATTGTCATTCCGTTCGTATGAATCATCCCGTTCCGGCTTGCGATTATCAGGCTTGTCATACT from bacterium carries:
- a CDS encoding 4-phosphoerythronate dehydrogenase produces the protein MNIVADEQIAFVREVFSRIGKVQTLPAGAITATAVRHADLLIIRSVTKVSDALLRGSRIRIIGTVTSGIDHVDAGALRGRRIKLIRAPGCNARAVAEYVLAGIIAVAEKKGFVLNGKTIGIIGVGHVGSLVARFCRAMGMKLMLNDPLLAARSGIKKHRFKPIAEILNNADIITLHVPLTTIGRYATRHMVNDEFFARLKKKAVLINTSRGAVIDENALIRAIRMSKISALVLDVWEHEPGINRAVLDIADIGTQHIAGHSFLGRLRGTAMVYDQFYRVLGLKSSGGWSPLSLAPASRLQTVSVTWRENPEEEAIRKLVHKIYDPVSDGRKLRKYLKLPRSEQSRYFERLRDSYPLRPEFGEIRIACRQCPEGLIKKLTTLGFIV
- a CDS encoding cupin domain-containing protein, coding for MKIINLKDCKQFTVGDGSFLREVFNPKKDNLNIRYSLAQAQVQTGQKTKPHKLKYSEIYYVLRGVGIMHIDKEENVVRENDAVYIPPGTVQWVENIGKRTLDFLCIVDPAWEPECEEIMK
- the rsxC gene encoding electron transport complex subunit RsxC, which produces MFDLFASGLKLKSQKITSGQAIEVMPPPKKVHIPFSQHQGNPARPVVSIGDHVKAGTVIAEAEGFVSVPVHASISGTVTAVQRHPHPVLGHSLACTVEADESDEWKNPAQTHQSYENLPVPELLKKIKGAGVVGLGGGAFPTHVKLAPPDDIKIDTLLINGCECEPMLTADYRLMLEYPVGIVEGAKIFQKILGTPKLVFVLENNKTGAAHALEKEGAVVRIIRARYPAGHEKQLIKSVLRRTVPLEKLPWHAGCVVQNIATCHAAFQAIRFGKPLIERVITVSGEGVREPKNIMVRIGTPLEDIINFCGGYAAKPRKIIFGGPMMGIAQFAPDVPVIKCTTGIIVKLRERSEPETSCVRCARCVDVCPMKLMPCEMVKYVKHNEFNKADDLGTRACIECGCCAYVCPAKIPLVHYFKYGKTEIQRIRS
- a CDS encoding RnfABCDGE type electron transport complex subunit D, with the protein product MKQTKDQGPGTSRSRSGDRENDLLTVSASPHMRAPYSTRRAMQLVIIALVPVFAASVFFFGYKALLVTLVSVASCIGWEVLSQRVMNRPVTVSDGSAVITGMLLAFNLPPGVPLWIPVAGSFFAIVVVKQLFGGLGSNFVNPALAGRVFLMASWPALMTTGWLAPAYGTVSGMDAVTAATPLSLMKNAALYGDPSYIIQGLNSWSTLRHLFLGSVGGCTGETSALVLIITGLFLVIVRLTDFRIVTGYLATFIVLVLVLPVHGNLWFQLFSGGLLLGAFFMATDWVTTPVTKTGRWIFGIGCGIFTVLIRLWGSYPEGVSYAILLMNICTPLINQLTGERIFGTPARIPFWTRHIRSVEVKK
- a CDS encoding FMN-binding protein — protein: MKLSGKVIPLIMLAAVICLSIFVLSFVYAFTEAPADTAANRIAFADLHRVIDAYDFVSIRPDTVWQAVDSTKNPVGIVFRLFPKGYAGKIPVTAGIDLAGIITGITIAGQGEILKETRGLGSRILEPWFAEQFKGKSEYQVKLKKDGGDIDAITGATVSSRAVCNGINKGTAAFKCFLADTTKKGFISKVLPDAGQTIDIIKDTAWYALRGCDTLGIAFVGFCFGYLDTISFLVGVGRDSNITGIEIQQSQETEGMGELIRESEFLDKFKQGKPEAITGATISSSAVIKAVDEAMKRFIVYIK
- a CDS encoding Rnf-Nqr domain containing protein, producing MKQPALIPFSAADTKENPSMCWLLGLCPVLAVTTSTINSIAISAVFFIVLVMTKLAMAVTRKWTDPGAGITVFLLLIISSTLTATADMGTKTFFPDLHISLGIYLSLIAVNCMIISRPNKRTITDALKTGLGYVVIIVIIGIAREVLGKGTLLGDTILGSGFRASPVSFFILPSGAFLVMAFIIAFINSHHGQRKLQEQNRGKT
- a CDS encoding Rnf-Nqr domain containing protein, which produces MKYAWFIIIGSVFVNNLILVRFLGICTLFCPGAKLKEFLKISITLMAVMIASSWLGWIAYYGILKPLNLIFLKLPVFVLLTAVLVQAAVFFFRKKMPGLHVLLGGYLLLFTAHCAVLGIILLAIEQNLDFLQTTAFTLGSGLGGLLVMLVFSAIRESVKFAPVPRAFKGYAIDFVALSLMSLAFLGFIGFLGIF
- a CDS encoding DUF4384 domain-containing protein; its protein translation is MNAILLVLSLIASLNPAGDPSGAGGSPATLSSSDGIELWVNNGDLTYQTGDKLKIYFRVPYDCYVAVYDIEVSGERSRLFPSADDEEEGWVKAGRVYELPSPDDNFEYEVNGPGGTETIVLLVSTKDVPEYESDEAVTDDVVRRSLELNIREPEPVLLRIVSNPKKCRIYIENVGTGDEEYVGKAPYTIELKPGEYVVRIRKTWYRTLTRRIYLEPGEHRRVFVKLWEE